The window CGGTCCGCTCGACGACCGGCTCGCCGACACCGAGTTCGCGAAATGCCTCGACGCTGTCCTGGAACGGTTCGCCGGCGCCGTCGAGCACGCCCGCTCGCGCGCCGACCAGTCGGCGAAGGCCGCCCTGAAGGCGTCGATGCGCTCCATCCAGGCCCTGGCCAACGAACAGCAGGTGTCCATCGCCGAGATGCAGGACCGGCACGACAACCCCGGCGTGCTCCGCGACCTTCTCGAAATCGACCACACCAACGCCCAGTTCGGCCGCCGCGCCCAGGCCATCGCCGTGCTGTGCGGCTCATGGCCGGGCCGCCAGCGCGCCACCTCCGCGCTCGTTGAGGTCGTACGCGGCGCCACCTCCCGCATCCGCGACTACCGACGCATCCGCATCACCGGCGAGGTCGACATCGCCGTGCGGAGCCGGGCGGTCGAACCGGTGGTGCTCGCGGTCGCCGAGCTGCTCGACAACGCGGCACGTCACTCGCAGCCGGGCACGAGCGTCGAGGTCACCGTCCAGACGGTGCACAACGGCGCCTGCGTGGTGATCGACGACGCCGGGGTCGGCATGGACGGCCGGGCCGCCGAGCATGCCGCCGAACTCCTCGCCGGCACCCACGCGGTGGACATCACCCGGCTCGGCGACCCGCCCCGCTTCGGCTTCGCCGTCATCGGGGCGCTCACCGAGCGCTACGGGTTCAGCGTCTCCGTGGGCACGGTCTCCCCGTACGGCGGTGTACGCGCCGTGGTATTCCTGCCGACCGCTCTGCTCACGCACCTGGACGCCGCCGTCCAGACGCCCGCACCGTCCGCAGTACCGCCCGCATCCATCCCGGATACCACCGCCGATCCGGCCCACCCCGATCCCGAACCCACCCCCGAGCCTGAACCCCCGGCGGCGACCACGCCCGGAGGCCTGCCCAGGCGCCGTCGCCGATCCGCCCGGCGACCGGCCGCGGAGCCCGTGCCGGCCGACGAGGTCGGCGGGCGCTCGGCCGAGGAGAACGCCCGGCGCATGGGCGCCTTCGCACGGGGCACCCGCTCCGGCAGGTCCGCCCAGCACCCGCTCCACGACGACGAAGGGAACAGCCACGAATGACCGGGCCCACCAACAACACGTTGGGCTGGATGCTGGACGAGGTGCTGAAGGTTCCGCATGCGCGTCACGCGATCCTGCTCTCCGCCGACGGCATGCTCCGCGCCTTCTCCAAGGACATCGACCGGGACGACGCCGAACGGCTGGCCGCGGGCCTGTCCGGCGTCCAGTCGATCAGCCGCAGCACGGCCGAGTTCTGCGGCACCCCGCACACCCCGTGGCGACAGACCCTGATCGAGTTCGCGCACGGCTACGTCTTCCTGGTCGCCGCCGGCGAGGGCGCCTACCTCGCGGTCTCCACCGGTGAGGACGTCGACATGGAGGCGGTCACCTACCGCATGCACAAACTCGTCGACCGGCTCGGCAAGGAGCTGACCAGCCCCGCCCGGCAGGACACCGGCAGCCCGGCATGACACCCCGGCGCCGCCCCGCAGACCGGCTGGTGCGGTCGTACGTCGTCACGGACGGCCGTGCCCACCCGACCCGCAACACTCTGGACCTGGTCACCCTGCTGATCGCGGCCGACGATCTGCCGCTGACCGGACTCAACCCGGAAAAGCGCAGGCTCATGGAGCTGTGCCGGCCCGGAGCCCTGTCCGTCGCCGAGGTGGCCGGCCATCTGTCGCTGCCGGTCGGCGTGACCAAGGTGCTGATCGCCGACCTCATGGACAGCGGCCACATCGTCACCCGCACGCCGATCCCCACAGCCCGGCCGACCGACGCCCGAATCCTCCAGGAGGTGCTCGATGGACTCCGCGCCCGCCTCTGACGACGTCTACCTGCGGCCCAGCGTGCAGACGGCGGTCAAGCTGCTCGTCGTGGGCCACTTCGCGGTCGGCAAGACCACGTTCGTCGGCACACTCTCCGAGATCCGGCCGCTGCGCACCGAGGAGGTCATGACCGAGGCCGGCGCCCTGGTCGACGACCTCGCGGGCCTGCGGGACAAGACGACCACCACGGTCGCCCTCGACTTCGGCCGGCTCACCCTCAACGACCGCCTGGTGCTCTACCTCTTCGGCACCCCGGGCCAGCAGCGCTTCACCCGGCTGTGGCAGGACATGACACGGGGCGCGCTCGGCGCGCTCGTCCTCGCCGACACCCGCCGCCTCAGCCAGTCGTTCGACGTCATGGGCGTACTGGAGGAGCACGGACTGCCGTACGCGGTCGCCGTCAACCAGTTCCCCGGCGCTCCCGCACACCAGCTCGACGAGGTGCGCGAAGCCCTGGACCTGCTGCCCGAAACCCCCCTCGTCCGCTGCGACGCCCGCGACCGGGTCTCGTCCACGCGGGCTCTCATCAGCCTCGTCGAGTACCTCCTGAACCGCACCGGCCACTTGGAGCACGCGTGACCTCCGCATCCCCCGTACCGCCCTCCCCGCCGCCGGGCTGCCCCGCGCACGAGTCCCTGTACGGGCCGGAGTTCGCCGCCGATCCGGCCGCTGTCTACCGGCGGCTGCGCGACGCCGGCCCGATCGCGCCGGTCGAGCTGGCACCGGGCGTGCGAGCCTCGCTCGTCGTCGGATACGACGCCGCCCTGCACGTCCTTCGCAGCACCGAGACGTTCTCCAAGGACCCCCGCCGCTGGAAGGACATGGCGGACGGAACCGTCCCCCCGGACAGCCCGGTCGTGCCGATGATGATGTACCGGCCGAACGCGCTGTGGACCGACGGCGCGGAACACCGCAGGCTGCGCGGCGCGATCACGGACAGCCTGGCCCGGGTCGACCCCGCCACCCTGCGCGGTTACGTCGAGGCGAGCGCGGACACGCTCATCGACCGCATCGCCCCGGCCGGGAAGGCGGATCTGCTCGGCGAGTACGCCCAGGTGCTTCCCCTGCTGGTGTTCAACCGCCTGTTCGGCTGCCCGGCGGACTACGGAGAGCGGCTGGTGCGGGGGATGTCCGGGATCTTCGACGGAGTGGACGCCGAGCAGGCGAACGAACTGCTCGCGACGACGCTGCTGGACCTCGTCACACTCAAGCGCAGGCGGCCCGGGCCGGATGTGACGTCCTGGCTCATGGCCCATGCCGCCGACCTCACCGACGAGGAGATGGTGCACACCCTCGTCCTGCTCATGGGCGCGGGGACCGAGCCGCAGCAGAACCTGATCGCCAACAGCCTGCGGCTGCTGCTGTCCGACGACCGGTTCGCGGGCAGCCTCTCGGGCGGCAGCATGCCGGTGGAGGACGCCCTCGACGAGGTGCTGTGGACCGACCCGCCCATGGCCAACTACGCCGTGCACTACCCGATCCACGACGTCGTGTACGAAGGGGCGGTACTGCGGGCGGGGCATCCGCTCGTGGTCAGCCTCGCCGCGGCGAACACCGACCCGTCCCTTACGGCGGATCAGCGTGCGGGCAACCGCGCCCACTTGGCGTGGAGCGCGGGCCCGCACAACTGCCCGGCGCAGAGCCCGGCCCGGCTGATCGCGGCGGTAGCCGTGGAGAAGCTGCTCGACCGGCTTCCCGACGTCGAACTCGCCGTACCGGTAGAGGAATTGGCCTGGCGGCCGGGCCCCTTCCACCGTGCGCTGGCCGCGCTGCCGGTGACGTTCCCGGCGGCCACCATCGCTCCGTCCACCGTCGGCGACGAGCCGTCCGTGGAGCGCACCGCAGCGACACCGCGCCCGGCCGCGGTGCCCGAGGCCGGCCGCGTGCGGCGCGGATGGGCCGGTCGGCTGCTGGCGTGGTGGCGCGGCGAGTGATCAGGGCAGGCGTACCGGAAGACTGCGGTGGCCGTTGGAGATGAAGGAGTCGACCGGCTCCAACTCGGCCTGGGGAACGGCGAGTCGAAGGCCGGGGAAGCGATCGAAGAGCGCCCGCAGAGCGATGCGGGCCTCCAGTCGGCCCAGCGGGGCACCCAGGCAGAAGTGCACGCCGTGGCCGAAGGCGAGGTGCTCCTTGTCGGTGCGGGTGACGTCGAAGCGGTCGGCGTCCTCGCCGTACTTCCCGGGGTGACGTCCGGCGGCCGCGTACGCGGCGAGGATGGCCTCGCCCTTGCCGATCACCACCCCGTCCGGGCCGCCGAACTCGCTCATCTTGAGGTCCTCGACGGCGTACCGCAGCGGCAGGCTGGCGACGGGCGCCTCCACGCGCAACGCCTCCTCGACCACGTCCTCCCACGGGACGCGACCGGAGCGGACGTGGGCGAGCTGGTCCGGATGGGTCAGCAGGAGGTGGATGGCGTTGTCGATCAGGTTGACCGTGGTCTCGTGGCCGGCGCTGACCATGAGCACCAGGGTGTCGAGCAGCTCCAGCTCGCTCAGCGCGGTGTCGCCGTCGTCGCGGACCGCGATGAGCGCGGAGGCCAGGTCGTCGCCCGGCGACCGCCGCTTGAGGGCGACGAGTTCGCCCAGCGCCGCGTACAGCCGCGCGTAGTTGTCGGTGACTTCCTCCGGGGTGGCGGAGGTGTGGAAGACGCCGTCCACGACGGCCCGTAGCTCCGCACCCTGTTCCTCGGGCAGGCCGAAGAGCTCGCTGATCACCCGGATCGGCAGCGGATAGCAGAACTCCTCGCGCAGATCGACGACTTGGCCGTGCCGTCCGGCCTCTTCGATGCCGTCCAGCAGGCTCGCGGCGATCTCCTCGATGCGGGGCCGGAGTGCAGCGGTGCGGCGTGCGGTGAACGCCTTGGAGACCAGGGCGCGCAGCCGTTTGTGGTCGCCTCCGTAGGCGGTGAACATGTTCTGCACCGCGACCCAGGTGAACAGCGGCCATACCGGGGCGATCTCGCCGTTGATCCACCGGGGCCAATGCTGGCGCGGGTCCTTGGAGACGCGTGGGTCGGTGAGCAGGCGCTTGAGGAGGTCGGGACTGCTGACGGCCCAGGCCTGGACACCGTCGGACAGTTCGACGAGGGTCACCGGTCCGCGCTCGCGTATCCGGGCGGCCTCGCCGTGGATGTCACGGCCGGTCGGGTCGATCACTAAGGGGCGCGGGTGTCCCACGGAAGCCTCCCTGACGCTCGATCAACAATACGACCGGTAAAGCTACTTGGACGTAGCGTGTGCGTGCGAGAGCCCTCGGCACATGCTGCGCACGGGGACAACTTCTCTGCGCCCGGCCGCAAGTCGCAGCCTCGCTTCCGCCCTACGGTTCGGGTGTCGGATCGGAAAGCCGGTGAGGGTGATGGCAGTCGGCAGGACCTCGTGGTGGATGCAACCGGGCAGTGTCGAGGTGCGGACCGTGGCCGCGGGCAGCTGGTGGGATGCCGTACGCGTACCGCTCGGCCTCGGGACCGACGTACTGCGGCACCTCGGCGACGAGACGGGAGCCGTGATCAGGGACGGCTTCGGCCAGCGCCTGTACTGGATGATCCCTCCTGGCTCCGCCGCCGGCTGGAGCCTCCCCCAGGTCCGCGTCCTGGGCCGGGGCTGCCACGTGGCGATCCCCCCGCTCCACCGCGTCATGTGCGCCGGCCTGTGCTGGCAGATCCCTCCGACAAGGGACCGCGAGTGGACCAACACCCCCCGCCTGCACGCCGCTCTTCGCACCGCCCTGCGCCGCGAGAAGTCCCCGACCCCCTGAACACCCGCCCCGGCCGATCCTGAGCCCGGCCGGGGCGGGACCTCGGGCTCAGGAGAGGTCGAACCGGTCGAGGTTCATCAGTTGACGAAGAAGTCGTTTGTCAATGTCTCCGGGCGGTCGGTGAAGACGCCGTGCCGGGATCGCTTGAATCCGGTATTCAGGGCCCGCATGCCGCCGATCAGAACCGTCATCTCGGGAGCAGTCAGCGCCACCAGGTTGGCGCGGTCCAGCAGGAGAGTCTCCGGCGACAACTTCTCCCCCGACCGGAGGTAGTTGCGGAAACCGTCCGCCTTGGGTTCGAGCACGGCGAACGACTCCACGTCGGTCTGCTCCTGCGAGGCATCCGTGCGCCCGGGAGCGAACGGAACGGTGATGTCGTGCCCGGCGTCCTTCGCGGCTTGCTCGACGGCCGCGCACCCGCCCAGGACGATCAGGTCAGCGAGTGAAACCTTCGTTCCGCCGGTCTGTGAGGCGTTGAAGTCCTGCTGGATCCGTTCCAGGGTCTGCACCACCTCGGGCAGCTTGTTGACCTCCCAGTCCTTTTGCGGTGCCAGTCGAATCCGTGCCCCGTTCGCCCCGCCGCGCTTGTCGGTGCCACGAAAACTCGCCGCCGCCGCCCAAGCGGTGGTGACCAGCTGGGAGATGGACAGCCCCGAGGCGAGGATCCCGGCCTTGAGGGCAGCGATGTCCTCGTCCCCGACCAGCAACCCGGGAAAGGGCTGCATCCCATTCGAACCAGTGGCTCGCAATTCAACCGGGCGGAGCTGACAGGTGGATGAGGATGCCGCACACCTCGTCCACGATCTCCCGGACCTCCCGCTCGTCCACGCAGTCGCCCAGCTCGCGCGCCGCCCCGCCGATCACCGTGGTCAGCACGCGCACCCGGACCCGGCCGGCACGTCGCGTCTCGTCCACCTCCAGGAGCCGGGCGTTGCGCCTCACCCACGCGCGGTCCCACTGGCGGCGCAGCGCGTCGAAGCCTGCGGGGCCGTCGTCGCCCACGAGGAGCAGGGCGAGGCGCCGGTTGTCCCAGGCGCCCTCCAGATACGCCCTGGCTCCTGCGACGAACAGGGCGATGGGATCGTCCACGCCACCGTCACGTCCGGCGGCCAACGCGGCCGCGGTCCGGCGCTCCTGCTCCTCCCGGAACTCCTCCCACAGGGCGAGGTACAGGCCTCGTTTTCCGCCGTAGTGCTGGAAGAGGCTGCCCACCGGGAGGCCGGAGCGTGCCGCGATCTCGGTGAGACCGGCCTCGGCGTAACCGCGCTCGGTGAACACCTCAAGCGCGGCATTCAGCAGGGCGTGCCGAATCGAACCGTCCCGCTCGGCCGTCTCCATGATGCCGCTCACTCGTCATCCCCACCTTCCCCGGCCCCGTCGCGGATGGCGAGGGCGACCAGCAGTTCCAGGAGGTCGGCGATCCGGCGCGGGTTGCGCCCGGTGCGTTCCTCGATCCGGCGCAACCGGTAGTGCGCCGTGTTGTGGTGTATCCGCAGCCGGTCGGCGGCCAGCCGCAGGTTGAGATCGGCCTCCGCGAAGGCCCGTATGGTCGCGGCCAGGGGGTCGCCCCGTTTGCGGTCCTCCTCCAGCAGCGCACGCACGCGGGGATCGACCAGCTGGCGGGCCAGATCGTCGGCGCGCAGTGCCAGATAGTCGAAGGGGGACAGGCGCGGCAGCGCCGCCACCCCGCCCCCGCTCGGCACCAGGTCGAGGGCGGCCCGTGCCTCCTCATAGGCGCGCCGCAGTTCGCCGGCGCCCCGGGCGACCGTGCTGATGCCCATGGAGAGCATGGTTCCCTCCCGTGCGAGCCGCCGCTGCACGGCCTCGAAGTGGGCGCAGATGTCCTCCGCGTCCATGCCGGTGCGGACCACGGGAACGGCCACCACCTCGCCGTGGCGTACGACGACGAGGGTGCGGCCGGCCCACGGCCCGGCGACGCTGATGGACGCGCTGGCGGCGTAGCCGTGCTCGGCCGAGGTGAAGTCGCCGGTGCGGGTGTCGCCGACGCACACAGCCACGACCGCCATCATCGGAGAGTGCGGCCCGATGCCGTACGCCTGCGCCGCGGCGAGCAGCGGACCGCGCGTCGGTGCCGCGCCGGCCAGGAGCTGGTCCAGCAGGTCGCGGCGCTCCCGGTCCGCGTCCGCGACCACGTGCTGCTGGTACTCGACATAGGCCTGCGCGGCATGGGTGCTGGCGTAGTCGACGTACCGCATCAGCGGGGTGACGAGGGACAGCGCCGCCTGCTGTGCCTCGGCGGAGGTGCCCGCGCATTCCAGCAGCGCGTCCCACAACACCTGCCGGCCGACCCGGAAGGCGCTGATCCAGTCCTCCAGGGCGAACCCGGCGCGTGCTCGGCGCATGGCCGCCGCGCGGCTGAAGACCAGGTCTTCGGGGGCCATGTCCCGGTCGCCGGCCAACGCCGCCAGCTGCATCCGGTAGTGCGTGAGGACCTGGTCCCGCACGTCGTCGAAGAACCGCTTGTCCTGCAGCGCGTACGAGGGGATCTCCGTGCGCATCACCGCGACGGTGGTCTGCGCCACCTCCTCCAGCCGGTCCTGCACGGCGTGCAGGATCCGGTGCCGCTCCCGGCTGAGCGGGTCGGCGGGTGCGGGGCTGCCCAAGGCGGGTCCGCGAGGCATGGGGCCGATCGTCGCCGTCCCCCTCGTGTCCCGTCAACAGGCTTCGGGAAGGACATGCCGGGAGAACTGGGCGCGGCGCACAAGTCGGTGGCCGCGAAGTTGGGTGCTCGTACCCAATGTGCGCGTGGAAGACCCCCACCTACTGTGACGCTCGCCCACCTCCCCCCAGCACCTCGGAAGGGGCGTCACTCATGCTCGCGGTCGACGGTATCAGCGTGCGCTTCGGCGGGATCACGGCACTGGACGGTGTCACGTTCACCGTCGAGCCGGGCACCGCCGTGGGGCTCATCGGACCGAACGGAGCCGGCAAGACCACCTTGTTCAACTGCCTCACCCGGCGCTGCACCCCCGATGCGGGGACAGTGCGGTTCGAGGACGAGGACCTGCTCGCCCTCCCGCCGCACTCCGTGGCCGGGCGCGGCATCGCCCGCACCTTCCAGAACCTGGGGCTGTTCCCACGGCTCACGGTCCGGGACAACGTCATGATCGGCGCCCACAGCCGGGGGCGCACCGGACACCTCGCCGCGGCGCTCCGGCTGCCCCGCGTCCGGCGGGAGGAGAGGGAACTGCGTGACCACGCAGAGGAATTGCTACGGCGTCTCGGCCTTGCGGACGTCGCCGACCACCCCGCCTCCGGGCTGCCGTTCGGCACGCTCAAACGCGTCGAGCTCGCCCGCGCGCTCGCGGTACGGCCCCGGCTGCTGCTGCTCGACGAACCCGTCAACGGGCTCAGCCACGGCGAGGTCGGCCAATTCGCAGATCTGGTCCGGACGGTGCGCGAGGACTTCGACCTGACGCTGGTGGTGGTCGAACACCACATGGGGTTCGTGATGGGCCTGTGCGACACGGTGGTCTGCCTCGACTTCGGGCGCAAGATCGCCGAGGGTCCGCCGGAGGAGATCCAGCGCGATCCTGCGGTCATCGAGGCGTACCTGGGGGTGGCCGCGTGAGCGAGCCCACCACCGATCGCACAGAGTCCCCGGCGACCGCGGAGCCGGACTTCCTCAAGGCCTCCGACCTGCACGCCGGATACGGCCAGGCCCGCGTTCTCCAGGGCCTGGACTTCTCCGTCGCCCGCGGCGAGGTGTGCGCGATCCTCGGACCCAACGGCGCGGGCAAGACCACGACCCTGCGGGCCCTGTGCGGCATGGTCCGCGGCCGCGGCTCGGTGACCTTGGACGGTACGCAGCTGCTGGGCCGCTCGCCCGAGCAGGCCGCCCGCCTCGGCGTGGCGCACGTGCCCGAGGGCCGGGGCACCTTCAACGAGCTGACCGTCGAGGAGAACCTGCGCGTCGGCGCCCACCTGCGCCGGGGCCGTGCCAGGCGCGCCGCCGTGGCGGCCGACCTGGACCGCATCTACGGCTACTTCCCCAAACTGCGCCAGCGGTCCCGCCAGGCCGCAGGCAGCCTCAGCGGCGGCGAGCAGCAGATGCTCGCCATCGGCCGGGCCCTGATGCTGCGGCCCTCACTGCTGCTCCTTGACGAGCCGTCGCTGGGGCTCGCCCCGCTGGTCACCCGCGAGCTGTTCGAGATCGTCCGTGCCGTCAACGAGGAGGAACGCACCACCGTGGTCGTCGTCGAGCAGAACGCCCAGCTCGCGCTGGACATCGCGCACCGGGCCCACGTACTGGAGGCCGGCCGGCTGGTGATGTCCGGACCGGCCGACCGGATCCGCGAGGACGGGCAGGTCGCCGAGGTGTATCTCGGTGTCTCCGTCCGCACCGGAACGGGCGGGTGAGCACCGTGACCGAACTGCTCCAGCAGGTGGTGGAAGGGGTCGGCTCCGGCGCGGTGTACGCCAGTCTGGCGCTGGCCCTGGTGCTGATCCACCGGTTCACGGGGATCGTCAACTTCGCGCAGGGCGAGCTCGCCATGATCTCCACCTACGTGGCGTGGCAACTCGTCGCCTCCGGGATGTCGTTCTGGCTGGCGCTGCCGGTCACCCTCGCGGTGTCGTTCGCCGGCGGCATGCTCATCGAGCGGCTCGTCATCCGGCCCGTGCAGAACGCGCCCGAGCTGACGATGGTCATCGTCACGGTCGGCCTGTTCATCTTCGTCAACGCCGTGGCCGGCCTGATCTGGTCGTTCACCGTGAAGGACTTCCCGCAGCCCTTCCCCGACGGCGGCATCGAGCTGGCCGGGGTGCGCGTGGACTGGTCGACCCTCGGGATCATCGCGGTGGTGGCCGTCGTGATGGGTCTGCTGTACCTGCTGTTCCAGCACACCTCCGTCGGCCTGGTGATGCGGGCCGTCGCCTGCAACCCCGCCTCCGCCCGGCTGTCGGGCATCCGGGTCGGCCGGGTGCTGATGCTCGGCTGGGGACTGGCCGCGACGGTCGGCGCGATATCGGGCGTGCTGGTTGCCCCGCTGCTGTTCCTGGAGCCCAACATGATGGGCGGAGTGCTGATCTACGCGTTCGCCGCGGCCACCCTCGGAGGCTTCGACAGCCCGGTCGGCGCGGTCGTCGGCGGCCTGCTCGTGGGCGTCGCCGAAACGCTGGCCGGGGCGTACGTGGACGTCATCGGCGCCGATCTGAAGGTCGGCGTACCCCTGGTGACCATCCTGGCGGTGCTGCTGGTGCGGCCCCAGGGCCTGTTCGGCCGGGCGGCGGTGGAACGCGCATGAGCACCATCGTCGCCACCCTCGCCACCGACCGTGCCCGCCGCGTGCGGGCCGCGCTCACCGCACTGCTCGCGGTGGCCGTCGCCGTCGGCGCACCGTTCTACTTCGCCCCCTTCCAGGTCTTCCAGCTGACCATGGTGCTGCTGTACGCCGTGGCGCTGGCCGGACTGAACCTCCTGGTCGGCTTCGGCGGGCAGATATCGCTCGGCCACGGCGCGTTCTTCGCGGCCGGGGCCTACACGGCGGCCGTCATGCTCGACCGGTACGACACCGGCCACCTGGCCACGCTGCCGGTCGCGGCCGCCGGATGCTTCCTGCTCGGCCTCGGCTTCGGAGTGCCCGCGCTACGGCTGCGCGGCCTGTACCTGGCCCTGGTCACCCTCTCGTTCGCGGTGTTCCTGCCCCCGCTGCTCAAGCGGCTCGAACCGGTGACGGGCGGCTCCATGGGCCTGACCGTCGACAAGCTGCAACCCCCGGCATGGAGCGGCCTGGCCGAGGACCAGTGGATGTACTTCGTCGCCCTCACCGTCGCCGCGGCGGCCCTGCTGCTCGCCCGCAACCTGCTGCGCTCCCGGGCTGGCCGGGCCCTGCTCGCCGTACGGGACAACGAGAGCGCCGCGGAGGTCATGGGCGTACGGCTGTCCCTGCACAAGACCCTCGCCTTCGCGTGGAGCGCCCTGTTCGCCGGCGTCTCCGGCTGTGTGTACACCTGGGTCATCGGCTACGTCTCACCCGACTCCTTCAGCTTCGTCCTGTCCATCACGCTGCTGGCCGGACTGGTGGTCGGCGGACTGGCCTCGCTGTACGGACCGCTGCTGGGGGCGGCGTTCGTGATGTACGTGCCCAGCGTGGCCCAGGACATCAGCGACGCGGCGCCCGGTGTGGTGTTCGGCCTCCTGATCATCGTGGTGATGTTCGTGGCGCCGACCGGAATGGCCGGCCTGGTGGGCCGGGTCCGGGGCCTCGCCGCCGGGCCTCTGACCCGTACGGCCCCTGCCCCCGACCGGACGCCCGACACGGGCTCCACACCTGTATCCGAATCCTCCGCGCCCCCCACTCCTGCGGATCCCGCACCTGCCGACGCCGAACCCGTGGGCGCACCGCCCCGCACGGAAAAGGAATGAGTCATATGCGCAAGACGACCGCTCTGCGGGCGGCCGCGGCCGCGTCCGCCGCTCTGCTCCTCGCCACGGCCTGCAACAGCCAGCGCGGGGAGGACGAACAAGGCACCGCCGCCGAGGGCGCGTGCAAGGGTCAGCAGACCACCGGGATCACCGACACCACCATCAAGCTGGGCGGAATCTATCCGCTGTCCGGACCGGCCTCCGCGTACGGCACGATCAGCAAGGGCGTGGGCACCTACTTCAAGCACGTCAACGACCAGGGCGGCATAGACGGCCGCAAGGTGGAGTTCGTCGTCCGCGACGACGGCTACCAGCCGCCTAAGGCGGTCGAGGAGGCCCGCAGACTGGTCGAGCGGGAGAAGGTGTTCGCCGTGTTCCAGAGCCTGGGCACCCCGTCCACCGCGGCGGTGTGGGACTACCTCAACAAGCAGCAGGTGCCGCAGCCGTTCGTCGCCACGGGCGCCTCCGTGTGGGGCACGGACGACCAGCACCCCTGGACCATCGGCTGGCAGCCCAACTACGTGTCCGAGGCACGGGTGTACGCCAAGTACCTCAAGGACGAGAAGCCGAAGGCCAAGGTCGCGGTCCTCTTCCAGAACGACGACTTCGGCAAGGACCTGCTCGGCGGATTCAAGGAGGCCGTCGCCGGCAGCGGCATCGAGGTGGTCGCCGAGGAGAGCTACGAGGTCACCGACCCGTCGGTGTCGGCGCAGATGACAAGCCTCGCCCGCTCCAAGGCGGACGTCCTGCTCAACATCACCACCCCCAAGTTCGGCAGCCAGGCCCTCGCCTCCGACGCCAAGAACACCAAGTGGAACCCGCTGCACATCGTCAACAACGTGTCCTCGTCGGCCGCCGTGCTCAAGCCCGTCGGTTTCAAGAACGTCCAGGGCGTGGTCTCGGCGACCTACTTCAAGGACCCCGCCGACCCGCAGTGGGCCGACGACGCGGAGATGAAGGCGTACAACGACGCGCTGGACAAGTACGCGCCCGACTCCGACCCGACCAACCAGTTCAACGCCTACGGCTGGGCCGCCGCCTCCAGCCTGCACAAGGCCCTGGACGCCATGAAGTGCCCGACCAGGGAAGGGCTGCGCGACGCGGTGCGCGACCTGAAGGACGTCAAGGTGGACATGCTGCTGCCCGGTGTCACGCTCTCCACCGGGCCTGACGACGCCTTCCCCATCGAGACGATGCAGCTGATGCGCTTCAAGGGCGAGCGCTGGCAGCTGTTCGGCGAACCGGTGGACACCCGCAAGGAATTCGGGTCGCCGGGCAACTGAGCCGCGGCAACTGAGCCGGCGGGGGCGGTCCTTGGTCGATGCCCAGTCACTCGGGGACCGCCCCCGCCCCTGCCCTACTGCCCGATCGGCCACCTGGGGCACCGCCTGCGCTTCCTCTAGAGTCGGCCGCATGACGGAGGCACCGGCCCAGGGCCGCGGCGCACGGTCCCGGGACGCGATACTCGACACCGCCGGTGACCTGATGGCCCGGCACGGCTACGCCGCCACATCCATTTCGATGATCTCCGCCGCGTGCGGCCTGCCGGT of the Streptomyces sp. NBC_00287 genome contains:
- a CDS encoding ABC transporter ATP-binding protein, giving the protein MSEPTTDRTESPATAEPDFLKASDLHAGYGQARVLQGLDFSVARGEVCAILGPNGAGKTTTLRALCGMVRGRGSVTLDGTQLLGRSPEQAARLGVAHVPEGRGTFNELTVEENLRVGAHLRRGRARRAAVAADLDRIYGYFPKLRQRSRQAAGSLSGGEQQMLAIGRALMLRPSLLLLDEPSLGLAPLVTRELFEIVRAVNEEERTTVVVVEQNAQLALDIAHRAHVLEAGRLVMSGPADRIREDGQVAEVYLGVSVRTGTGG
- a CDS encoding branched-chain amino acid ABC transporter permease, coding for MSTVTELLQQVVEGVGSGAVYASLALALVLIHRFTGIVNFAQGELAMISTYVAWQLVASGMSFWLALPVTLAVSFAGGMLIERLVIRPVQNAPELTMVIVTVGLFIFVNAVAGLIWSFTVKDFPQPFPDGGIELAGVRVDWSTLGIIAVVAVVMGLLYLLFQHTSVGLVMRAVACNPASARLSGIRVGRVLMLGWGLAATVGAISGVLVAPLLFLEPNMMGGVLIYAFAAATLGGFDSPVGAVVGGLLVGVAETLAGAYVDVIGADLKVGVPLVTILAVLLVRPQGLFGRAAVERA
- a CDS encoding PucR family transcriptional regulator, translating into MPRGPALGSPAPADPLSRERHRILHAVQDRLEEVAQTTVAVMRTEIPSYALQDKRFFDDVRDQVLTHYRMQLAALAGDRDMAPEDLVFSRAAAMRRARAGFALEDWISAFRVGRQVLWDALLECAGTSAEAQQAALSLVTPLMRYVDYASTHAAQAYVEYQQHVVADADRERRDLLDQLLAGAAPTRGPLLAAAQAYGIGPHSPMMAVVAVCVGDTRTGDFTSAEHGYAASASISVAGPWAGRTLVVVRHGEVVAVPVVRTGMDAEDICAHFEAVQRRLAREGTMLSMGISTVARGAGELRRAYEEARAALDLVPSGGGVAALPRLSPFDYLALRADDLARQLVDPRVRALLEEDRKRGDPLAATIRAFAEADLNLRLAADRLRIHHNTAHYRLRRIEERTGRNPRRIADLLELLVALAIRDGAGEGGDDE
- a CDS encoding ABC transporter ATP-binding protein, whose product is MLAVDGISVRFGGITALDGVTFTVEPGTAVGLIGPNGAGKTTLFNCLTRRCTPDAGTVRFEDEDLLALPPHSVAGRGIARTFQNLGLFPRLTVRDNVMIGAHSRGRTGHLAAALRLPRVRREERELRDHAEELLRRLGLADVADHPASGLPFGTLKRVELARALAVRPRLLLLDEPVNGLSHGEVGQFADLVRTVREDFDLTLVVVEHHMGFVMGLCDTVVCLDFGRKIAEGPPEEIQRDPAVIEAYLGVAA
- a CDS encoding ABC transporter substrate-binding protein; translation: MRKTTALRAAAAASAALLLATACNSQRGEDEQGTAAEGACKGQQTTGITDTTIKLGGIYPLSGPASAYGTISKGVGTYFKHVNDQGGIDGRKVEFVVRDDGYQPPKAVEEARRLVEREKVFAVFQSLGTPSTAAVWDYLNKQQVPQPFVATGASVWGTDDQHPWTIGWQPNYVSEARVYAKYLKDEKPKAKVAVLFQNDDFGKDLLGGFKEAVAGSGIEVVAEESYEVTDPSVSAQMTSLARSKADVLLNITTPKFGSQALASDAKNTKWNPLHIVNNVSSSAAVLKPVGFKNVQGVVSATYFKDPADPQWADDAEMKAYNDALDKYAPDSDPTNQFNAYGWAAASSLHKALDAMKCPTREGLRDAVRDLKDVKVDMLLPGVTLSTGPDDAFPIETMQLMRFKGERWQLFGEPVDTRKEFGSPGN
- a CDS encoding branched-chain amino acid ABC transporter permease, which encodes MSTIVATLATDRARRVRAALTALLAVAVAVGAPFYFAPFQVFQLTMVLLYAVALAGLNLLVGFGGQISLGHGAFFAAGAYTAAVMLDRYDTGHLATLPVAAAGCFLLGLGFGVPALRLRGLYLALVTLSFAVFLPPLLKRLEPVTGGSMGLTVDKLQPPAWSGLAEDQWMYFVALTVAAAALLLARNLLRSRAGRALLAVRDNESAAEVMGVRLSLHKTLAFAWSALFAGVSGCVYTWVIGYVSPDSFSFVLSITLLAGLVVGGLASLYGPLLGAAFVMYVPSVAQDISDAAPGVVFGLLIIVVMFVAPTGMAGLVGRVRGLAAGPLTRTAPAPDRTPDTGSTPVSESSAPPTPADPAPADAEPVGAPPRTEKE